From the genome of Nakamurella flavida, one region includes:
- a CDS encoding ABC transporter substrate-binding protein encodes MAEHIDATARAEALAQGFLAGRIDRRRLLRSAMTLGGAAVAATTLGPLLVACGAGGTTASSGAGGASSAAAGEPVAGGTLTVALTGNPTTMDPASAGVYTSLQVIDNIFDKLLTMDENGELVGVLASSWKQDDPKTYTFDLVTTTFHNGEAFTADDVKYTFERILDPATASSYASAYAAVDTIEVASPTQVVFHLKDAYAPFLTNLAQNGEIVNRKAVEAADPTRAPVGTGPFTFVEWLDGDHVTLAKNPNYHQAGKPYLDQITFRFLDVDTSRIESLQSGELDWVDAVPLNQLTTLKADPSYTYATSTRAGIPDFLALNTSRAPFDNLALRQAVAAAVGRPDVLSLAYFGAGEQGVMEVPSGSEWFGGEPPYSTGPDLELAKKKMIEAGYPDGLTVTYLALPQYPELAKTGVVLRDQLKNIGITVEIEQLEVTVWFGRYADADYDMTSAYWSGTLDPDNFYSTQLVSGSANNTTKYANPDLDALVTQAAQSSDDAARKELYIKIRDIVWEDAPLVFLHYETINYLMRPDVQGSVVNPLLELNFKNVWKTA; translated from the coding sequence ATGGCTGAACATATCGACGCCACCGCCCGGGCGGAGGCCCTGGCCCAGGGTTTCCTGGCCGGGCGCATCGACCGCCGCCGCCTGCTCCGCTCGGCGATGACCCTGGGTGGTGCGGCCGTGGCCGCGACCACCCTCGGCCCGTTGCTCGTCGCGTGCGGTGCCGGCGGGACCACCGCGAGCTCGGGCGCCGGCGGCGCCTCGAGTGCGGCGGCCGGGGAGCCCGTCGCCGGCGGCACCCTCACGGTGGCCCTCACCGGCAACCCGACCACCATGGACCCGGCCAGCGCCGGGGTGTACACCAGCCTGCAGGTCATCGACAACATCTTCGACAAGCTGCTGACCATGGACGAGAACGGCGAGTTGGTCGGTGTTCTCGCCTCGTCCTGGAAGCAGGACGACCCCAAGACCTACACCTTCGACCTGGTGACCACCACGTTCCACAACGGTGAGGCGTTCACCGCCGACGACGTGAAGTACACCTTCGAACGGATCCTGGACCCGGCGACGGCTTCGTCCTACGCCTCGGCCTACGCCGCGGTGGACACCATCGAGGTGGCCTCGCCGACCCAGGTCGTCTTCCACCTGAAGGACGCGTACGCCCCGTTCCTGACCAACCTGGCCCAGAACGGCGAGATCGTGAACCGCAAGGCCGTCGAGGCCGCCGACCCGACCCGCGCGCCCGTCGGCACCGGGCCGTTCACCTTCGTGGAATGGCTGGACGGGGATCACGTCACGCTGGCCAAGAACCCGAACTACCACCAGGCCGGCAAGCCCTACCTCGACCAGATCACCTTCCGGTTCCTGGACGTGGACACCAGCCGGATCGAGTCGCTGCAGTCCGGGGAGCTCGACTGGGTCGACGCCGTCCCGCTCAACCAGCTGACCACGCTCAAGGCGGATCCGAGCTACACCTACGCGACCTCGACCCGGGCCGGTATCCCGGACTTCCTGGCCCTGAACACCTCTCGTGCCCCGTTCGACAACCTGGCCCTGCGTCAGGCGGTGGCGGCCGCGGTGGGCCGACCGGACGTGCTGAGCCTGGCGTACTTCGGGGCGGGGGAGCAGGGCGTGATGGAGGTGCCCAGCGGTTCGGAGTGGTTCGGCGGGGAGCCGCCGTACTCCACCGGGCCCGACCTGGAGCTGGCCAAGAAGAAGATGATCGAGGCGGGCTACCCGGACGGGCTCACCGTCACCTATCTCGCGCTGCCGCAGTACCCCGAGCTGGCCAAGACGGGGGTGGTGCTGCGGGATCAGCTCAAGAACATCGGCATCACGGTGGAGATCGAGCAGCTCGAGGTCACCGTCTGGTTCGGCCGGTACGCCGACGCGGACTACGACATGACCTCGGCCTACTGGTCCGGGACGCTGGACCCGGACAACTTCTACTCCACCCAGCTGGTGAGCGGGTCGGCCAACAACACCACCAAGTACGCCAACCCGGACCTGGACGCCCTGGTCACCCAGGCCGCGCAGTCCTCGGACGATGCGGCCCGCAAGGAGCTGTACATCAAGATCCGCGACATCGTCTGGGAGGACGCCCCGCTGGTGTTCCTGCACTACGAGACGATCAACTACCTGATGCGGCCCGACGTGCAGGGCTCGGTCGTGAACCCGTTGCTGGAGTTGAACTTCAAGAACGTCTGGAAGACGGCCTGA
- a CDS encoding polysaccharide deacetylase family protein has translation MTTPAPTPGTAGNRKVAVALTFDFDAESAWLGSFKVDTPSALSRGAYGANEGVPRILKLLDKYDLPATFFIPGDTADRHPAETKDIAAAGHELGHHGYLHEPPPGLTLEQEREMLERGFDALDRQTGQRPRGYRSPAWELSHNTFALLGEMGIEYDASQLAADRPYWVHDQGERTDIVEIPGAWELCDSSLFMFAFSPSYLTGLAAPSKAEEIWRGDFDGMLAEESDAAFVLTMHPQIIGRHHRLQLLERLIVHMLEQDGVWFAQMGEIADDFRARQGVTGDA, from the coding sequence ATGACCACACCCGCCCCGACCCCCGGCACCGCCGGCAACCGGAAGGTCGCCGTCGCCCTGACCTTCGACTTCGACGCCGAGTCCGCGTGGCTCGGCTCGTTCAAGGTCGACACCCCGTCCGCACTGTCCCGTGGGGCCTACGGCGCCAACGAGGGCGTCCCGCGCATCCTCAAGCTGCTCGACAAGTACGACCTGCCCGCGACGTTCTTCATCCCCGGGGACACCGCCGACCGGCACCCCGCGGAGACCAAGGACATCGCCGCGGCCGGTCACGAGCTCGGCCACCACGGCTACCTGCACGAGCCCCCGCCCGGTCTCACCCTGGAGCAGGAGCGGGAGATGCTGGAACGCGGTTTCGACGCGCTCGATCGGCAGACCGGGCAGCGACCGCGCGGGTACCGCTCGCCGGCCTGGGAGCTCTCGCACAACACCTTCGCGCTGCTCGGCGAGATGGGCATCGAGTACGACGCCAGTCAGCTCGCCGCCGACCGCCCCTACTGGGTGCACGACCAGGGCGAGCGGACCGACATCGTGGAGATCCCCGGTGCCTGGGAACTCTGCGACTCCTCGCTCTTCATGTTCGCCTTCAGCCCGAGCTACCTGACGGGCCTGGCCGCGCCGTCCAAGGCGGAGGAGATCTGGCGCGGGGACTTCGACGGGATGCTCGCCGAGGAGTCCGACGCCGCCTTCGTGCTGACCATGCACCCGCAGATCATCGGCCGGCACCACCGGCTGCAGCTGCTGGAGCGGCTGATCGTGCACATGCTCGAGCAGGACGGCGTCTGGTTCGCGCAGATGGGCGAGATCGCCGACGACTTCCGGGCCCGGCAGGGCGTGACCGGCGATGCCTGA
- a CDS encoding amidohydrolase, giving the protein MTAAVLFTNATVITLDPAAPADGADSIGVVDGRIAWVGARADARSGFDIAAREVDLGGATVVPGFIDAHHHLMTLGFWMAQIDCAAPAVASIAEIVTAVGERAAVTEPGGWIRGRGYDDNKLAERRHLTRHDLDAVSPNHPVMIRNASGHMSVVNSFALRAAGIVRGTASPFGGHVAVDEQGEPTGLLQETAQELLGLPFLPHDKAELHGYLRTAGQAYLSAGVTSGHEAGIFDPAEFAVLQEAWAAGTLDLRTYMMIRNPMLAALEGVGLSTGFGDDRLRVGSIKIISDGSLIGRTAAVCSPYEHAADPDDLGLAMFEQAELDDLVWRGHRAGWQMAIHAIGDRAIGMCLDAFAAALARMPRADHRHRIEHCGVMRPDIIARMAAMGVIPVGQPPFIHEFGDGFLHHLGRERAQLTYPLRSLLDAGIPVAGSSDSPVSSFAPLIGVQAAVNQLTRDGQDFAPAEALTVEEALTIYTRNAAFAAFDENRKGTLTPGKYADLAVLGADPRLVPPTEISRIPILATVLGGETVFQAAS; this is encoded by the coding sequence GTGACCGCAGCAGTGCTGTTCACCAACGCCACGGTGATCACGCTCGACCCCGCCGCACCGGCGGACGGGGCGGACTCGATCGGGGTGGTGGACGGCCGGATCGCCTGGGTGGGTGCGCGCGCGGATGCGCGCTCCGGGTTCGACATCGCCGCCCGCGAGGTGGATCTCGGCGGCGCGACCGTGGTGCCGGGCTTCATCGACGCGCACCACCACCTGATGACGCTGGGCTTCTGGATGGCCCAGATCGACTGCGCCGCACCGGCGGTCGCGTCCATCGCCGAGATCGTCACCGCGGTGGGGGAGCGGGCCGCGGTGACCGAGCCGGGCGGGTGGATCCGCGGGCGCGGTTACGACGACAACAAACTCGCCGAACGGCGCCACCTGACCCGTCACGACCTCGACGCGGTGAGCCCGAACCACCCGGTGATGATCCGCAACGCCAGCGGGCACATGAGCGTGGTCAATTCGTTCGCCCTGCGCGCGGCCGGCATCGTCCGCGGGACGGCGAGCCCGTTCGGCGGTCACGTGGCCGTCGACGAGCAGGGCGAGCCGACCGGCCTGCTGCAGGAGACGGCCCAGGAGCTCCTCGGCCTGCCGTTCCTGCCGCACGACAAGGCCGAGCTGCACGGCTACCTGCGCACCGCCGGGCAGGCGTACCTGTCCGCCGGGGTGACCAGCGGACACGAGGCCGGCATCTTCGACCCGGCGGAATTCGCGGTGCTGCAGGAGGCCTGGGCCGCCGGCACCCTGGACCTGCGCACGTACATGATGATCCGCAACCCCATGCTGGCCGCCCTGGAGGGCGTCGGCCTGTCCACCGGGTTCGGCGACGACCGGCTCCGCGTCGGCTCCATCAAGATCATCTCGGACGGTTCGCTCATCGGCCGGACCGCGGCCGTCTGCTCCCCGTACGAGCACGCCGCGGACCCGGACGACCTCGGCCTGGCCATGTTCGAGCAGGCCGAGCTGGACGACCTGGTGTGGCGGGGCCACCGCGCGGGCTGGCAGATGGCGATCCACGCCATCGGCGACCGGGCCATCGGGATGTGCCTGGACGCCTTCGCCGCCGCGCTGGCCCGGATGCCGCGGGCCGACCACCGGCACCGCATCGAGCACTGCGGGGTGATGCGGCCGGACATCATCGCCCGGATGGCCGCGATGGGCGTCATCCCGGTGGGTCAGCCGCCGTTCATCCACGAGTTCGGGGACGGCTTCCTGCACCACCTGGGCCGCGAGCGCGCCCAGCTCACCTACCCGCTGCGCTCGCTGCTGGACGCCGGCATCCCGGTGGCCGGCAGCTCGGACTCGCCGGTGTCCTCGTTCGCCCCGCTCATCGGCGTGCAGGCCGCGGTCAACCAGCTCACCCGGGACGGCCAGGACTTCGCCCCGGCCGAGGCGCTGACCGTCGAGGAGGCGCTGACGATCTACACCCGCAACGCCGCGTTCGCCGCCTTCGACGAGAACCGCAAGGGCACCCTCACCCCCGGCAAGTACGCCGACCTCGCCGTCCTCGGCGCCGACCCGCGGCTCGTCCCGCCCACCGAGATCTCCCGGATCCCGATCCTGGCCACCGTTCTCGGCGGCGAGACGGTGTTCCAGGCCGCGTCATGA